One Gemmatimonadota bacterium genomic window carries:
- a CDS encoding MerR family transcriptional regulator has translation MSIHTFCACQKDLHSPNSPKHPASSPEPYVLGRTGTPPGPLSRGPAARYPADQLDRIRAIRTMKELHGMSLADIRRELLVAPASRIAALAQRAATIAPEPAAKALTEPPDQSGTDGDTALDYFRRLRVSADPGALHESGSYFSYLSAAPRDNTAADAPTDEPPAEPAPRAATGFEALEQRLTPTTPLAPRERRTRAVEQLTIEITPDIELSVRGKLDADQRARLERCAELMRDILTGRE, from the coding sequence ATGTCAATACATACCTTCTGCGCATGCCAGAAGGACTTACACTCGCCGAACTCGCCGAAGCATCCGGCCTCCAGCCCAGAACCATACGTTCTGGGTCGCACAGGGACTCCTCCAGGACCGCTCTCCCGAGGCCCCGCCGCCCGGTACCCGGCCGACCAGCTTGACCGCATCCGGGCCATCCGGACGATGAAGGAACTCCACGGGATGTCCCTCGCCGACATCCGCCGCGAGCTCCTGGTCGCGCCCGCGAGTCGCATCGCCGCGCTCGCCCAACGGGCCGCCACCATCGCTCCGGAACCGGCAGCGAAGGCGCTCACCGAGCCGCCGGACCAGTCGGGAACCGACGGGGACACAGCCCTCGACTACTTCCGCAGGCTTCGTGTCAGCGCAGACCCAGGCGCGCTACATGAATCCGGTTCCTACTTCAGCTACCTGAGCGCAGCCCCGCGCGACAACACGGCCGCCGACGCGCCGACGGACGAACCACCAGCTGAGCCTGCGCCGCGTGCGGCGACCGGCTTCGAGGCACTCGAACAACGCCTCACCCCCACCACTCCGCTTGCGCCGAGGGAGCGGCGCACGCGCGCCGTCGAACAGCTGACGATCGAGATCACCCCCGACATCGAGCTCTCCGTGCGCGGAAAACTCGACGCCGACCAACGCGCTCGACTCGAGCGCTGCGCAGAACTCATGCGCGACATCCTCACCGGGAGGGAATGA